The Bubalus bubalis isolate 160015118507 breed Murrah chromosome 16, NDDB_SH_1, whole genome shotgun sequence genome window below encodes:
- the LOC123464963 gene encoding olfactory receptor 10AG1-like gives MGSRGQNPPQWNQTTLVDFILLGFSDIPDLQGFLFGVFLIMYMIILVGNSLIIIITKMDPSLQTPMYFFIGNFSSLEICYVSVTVPRLLIDLCSQNRNISFLACAAQMYFFLVFGATECLLLTSMAYDRYVAICNPLLYPLLMNSRLCIQLAAGCWVSGVPVHIVLTYQMFSLPFCGANQLNHFFCDIPPVLKLACGDTLITETLVYVVVVLVVTVPFMLILGSYVRIIETILKLPSATGRAKAFSTCSSHLMVVALFFGSGLLTYLRPKSSHSMGMDKFLSLFYTIVTPVFNPMIYCLRNKEVLVALRKFLLK, from the coding sequence ATGGGATCCAGAGGACAAAATCCCCCACAGTGGAACCAGACTACATTGGTGGATTTCATCTTGCTTGGCTTCTCTGATATTCCTGACCTACAAGgatttctttttggggtgtttttgATCATGTATATGATTATTCTGGTGGGAAATAGTCTCATTATCATAATAACCAAGATGGATCCTTCCCTCCAGACTCCCATGTACTTTTTCATAGGGAATTTTTCTTCCTTGGAAATATGTTATGTATCAGTCACTGTCCCAAGGTTATTAATAGATCTTTGCagtcaaaacagaaatatatcctTTCTGGCCTGTGCTGctcaaatgtatttctttctggtGTTTGGAGCCACTGAGTGCCTTCTTCTGACTTCAATGGCTTATGACAGGTATGTCGCCATTTGCAACCCACTGCTGTACCCTCTCCTCATGAACAGTAGGTTGTGTATCCAACTGGCTGCTGGCTGTTGGGTCAGTGGAGTTCCAGTGCATATAGTGTTAACCTACCAGATGTTCTCTCTACCCTTCTGTGGCGCTAACCAGTTGAATCACTTCTTCTGTGACATACCTCCAGTGCTTAAGCTTGCCTGTGGGGACACCCTTATAACTGAGACATTAGTTTATGTAGTTGTTGTTCTAGTTGTCACTGTTCCTTTTATGTTGATTCTTGGATCTTATGTGAGAATAATTGAGACCATCTTGAAGCTGCCTTCAGCCACTGGGCGAGCcaaggccttctccacctgctcctcccatCTCATGGTTGTGGCTTTATTCTTTGGATCAGGACTCCTTACATATTTAAGACCAAAGTCCAGTCATTCTATGGGAATGgacaaatttctctctcttttttataccATTGTCACACCAGTGTTTAACCCCATGATATATTGTCTGAGAAATAAAGAGGTTTTGGTGGCACTGAGaaaatttttactgaaatga